Proteins from a genomic interval of Macrobrachium nipponense isolate FS-2020 chromosome 28, ASM1510439v2, whole genome shotgun sequence:
- the LOC135201609 gene encoding protein spinster-like isoform X1, with the protein MVAHLAEMTLTGRDSFGSVRTKMLPYKVIMWGGLSVLTYVYVVGELSHFLLGIVSRPMAQEIHYGDKACLPNPEVDLQSRDCQDIKNVTECELYHEDDFTKLCVWDYSGLGIEYQVLAGPAFVAVFTTAGVFIGFLADRVNRKVVVSVCCGLLCLSTGLMGAAVSYWQLVGLRMLMGAGESAFSPVCSSMISDMFPESQRAMALGIFNWGIYFGYGLSYAVGNFITQANISGLGWRWSYILTGLLGVLATILLLFVPEPVRNSQLSGKYIEKHSEKPETCKEECLSTVTTPPAEEDLNDLASPTSSGSRLGLWSGDSGLKQVLKSLLTLPVIIIAVAAGTRHTAGFSWAYNTQLYFSTYYPDFNLGLWVTGCSIIGGSLGVAVGGFVSDRLVKRIGLRARLYVLAGSQLLATPFAAGVLYFPPPGAFFSLLGAYLFAEMWFGVLFAVILELVPATVQAAAIAVFLFVMNNIGGNLPVLVDPITRALDYRSALLIMYPGGYLLSSIIFFIASFFV; encoded by the exons ATGGTGGCGCATTTAGCAGAGATGACACTGACGGGACGGGACAGTTTCGGTTCTGTACG aacCAAGATGCTACCCTACAAAGTCATCATGTGGGGGGGATTGAGCGTCCTGACCTACGTCTACGTGGTTGGGGAACTGAGCCACTTCCTGCTGGGGATCGTGTCGCGCCCCATGGCGCAGGAGATCCACTACGGCGACAAGGCCTGCCTCCCCAATCCCGAGGTCGACCTCCAGTCCAGGGATTGTCAGGACATCAAGAACGTCACCGA GTGTGAATTATACCACGAGGATGACTTCACGAAGCTCTGCGTCTGGGATTATTCGGGTCTGGGGATTGAATACCAGGTCCTCGCTGGGCCGGCTTTCGTCGCCGTGTTCACGACAGCCGGGGTCTTCATAGGGTTCTTGGCTGATCGAGTgaatag gaAAGTCGTAGTCTCTGTATGTTGTGGTCTGCTATGTCTGTCTACTGGACTCATGGGGGCGGCCGTGTCGTATTGGCAACTGGTCGGACTGAGAATGTTAATGGGGGCTGG AGAGTCTGCCTTCTCGCCAGTATGTAGCAGTATGATATCTGACATGTTTCCTGAG TCTCAACGGGCAATGGCCCTGGGTATTTTCAACTGGGGCATCTACTTCGGGTACGGATTGTCCTATGCTGTGGGCAACTTCATAACGCAAGCTAATATCTCCGGGTTG GGTTGGAGATGGTCCTACATCCTGACCGGCCTGTTAGGAGTCCTGGCCACAATTCTCCTCCTCTTCGTCCCGGAGCCCGTCCGTAACAGCCAGCTGAGCGGAAAATACATCGAAAAACACTCAGAGAAACCTGAGACGTGTAAGGAGGAATGCCTCAGCACGGTCACCACTCCTCCAGCAGAGGAGGACCTGAACGATCTGGCGTCGCCCACCAGCAGCGGGTCGCGCTTGGGTCTGTGGAGTGGGGACTCTGGACTGAAGCAAGTTTTGAAGTCTCTTCTCACGTTGCCTGTGATCATCATTGCCGTTGCTGCCGGCACAAGGCACACTG CTGGGTTTTCGTGGGCCTACAACACACAGCTTTACTTCTCAACCTACTATCCTGATTTTAACCTCGGCCTCTGGGTCACTGGGTGCTCCATCATTGGGGGTTCCTTGGGAGTGGCAGTAGGAGGCTTTGTCTCCGACAGACTCGTCAAACGGATTGGTCTTCGAGCGAGGTTGTATGTCCTTGCAGGGAGCCAG TTGCTGGCGACGCCTTTTGCAGCTGGAGTCCTTTATTTCCCTCCTCCAGGGGCCTTCTTCAGCTTACTAGGGGCTTATTTGTTTG CTGAAATGTGGTTTGGCGTCCTGTTCGCCGTGATTTTGGAGCTCGTCCCAGCAACTGTCCAGGCGGCAGCCATAGCTGTGTTCCTCTTCGTCATGAATAACATTGGGGGGAATCTCCCTGTGCTTGTGGATCCTATAACACGCGCCCTCGACTACCGCAGTGCCCTGCTTATCATGTACCCTGGAGGCTATCTACTTA GTTCCATCATCTTTTTCATAGCGAGCTTCTTCGTATAA
- the LOC135201609 gene encoding protein spinster-like isoform X2: protein MLPYKVIMWGGLSVLTYVYVVGELSHFLLGIVSRPMAQEIHYGDKACLPNPEVDLQSRDCQDIKNVTECELYHEDDFTKLCVWDYSGLGIEYQVLAGPAFVAVFTTAGVFIGFLADRVNRKVVVSVCCGLLCLSTGLMGAAVSYWQLVGLRMLMGAGESAFSPVCSSMISDMFPESQRAMALGIFNWGIYFGYGLSYAVGNFITQANISGLGWRWSYILTGLLGVLATILLLFVPEPVRNSQLSGKYIEKHSEKPETCKEECLSTVTTPPAEEDLNDLASPTSSGSRLGLWSGDSGLKQVLKSLLTLPVIIIAVAAGTRHTAGFSWAYNTQLYFSTYYPDFNLGLWVTGCSIIGGSLGVAVGGFVSDRLVKRIGLRARLYVLAGSQLLATPFAAGVLYFPPPGAFFSLLGAYLFAEMWFGVLFAVILELVPATVQAAAIAVFLFVMNNIGGNLPVLVDPITRALDYRSALLIMYPGGYLLSSIIFFIASFFV, encoded by the exons ATGCTACCCTACAAAGTCATCATGTGGGGGGGATTGAGCGTCCTGACCTACGTCTACGTGGTTGGGGAACTGAGCCACTTCCTGCTGGGGATCGTGTCGCGCCCCATGGCGCAGGAGATCCACTACGGCGACAAGGCCTGCCTCCCCAATCCCGAGGTCGACCTCCAGTCCAGGGATTGTCAGGACATCAAGAACGTCACCGA GTGTGAATTATACCACGAGGATGACTTCACGAAGCTCTGCGTCTGGGATTATTCGGGTCTGGGGATTGAATACCAGGTCCTCGCTGGGCCGGCTTTCGTCGCCGTGTTCACGACAGCCGGGGTCTTCATAGGGTTCTTGGCTGATCGAGTgaatag gaAAGTCGTAGTCTCTGTATGTTGTGGTCTGCTATGTCTGTCTACTGGACTCATGGGGGCGGCCGTGTCGTATTGGCAACTGGTCGGACTGAGAATGTTAATGGGGGCTGG AGAGTCTGCCTTCTCGCCAGTATGTAGCAGTATGATATCTGACATGTTTCCTGAG TCTCAACGGGCAATGGCCCTGGGTATTTTCAACTGGGGCATCTACTTCGGGTACGGATTGTCCTATGCTGTGGGCAACTTCATAACGCAAGCTAATATCTCCGGGTTG GGTTGGAGATGGTCCTACATCCTGACCGGCCTGTTAGGAGTCCTGGCCACAATTCTCCTCCTCTTCGTCCCGGAGCCCGTCCGTAACAGCCAGCTGAGCGGAAAATACATCGAAAAACACTCAGAGAAACCTGAGACGTGTAAGGAGGAATGCCTCAGCACGGTCACCACTCCTCCAGCAGAGGAGGACCTGAACGATCTGGCGTCGCCCACCAGCAGCGGGTCGCGCTTGGGTCTGTGGAGTGGGGACTCTGGACTGAAGCAAGTTTTGAAGTCTCTTCTCACGTTGCCTGTGATCATCATTGCCGTTGCTGCCGGCACAAGGCACACTG CTGGGTTTTCGTGGGCCTACAACACACAGCTTTACTTCTCAACCTACTATCCTGATTTTAACCTCGGCCTCTGGGTCACTGGGTGCTCCATCATTGGGGGTTCCTTGGGAGTGGCAGTAGGAGGCTTTGTCTCCGACAGACTCGTCAAACGGATTGGTCTTCGAGCGAGGTTGTATGTCCTTGCAGGGAGCCAG TTGCTGGCGACGCCTTTTGCAGCTGGAGTCCTTTATTTCCCTCCTCCAGGGGCCTTCTTCAGCTTACTAGGGGCTTATTTGTTTG CTGAAATGTGGTTTGGCGTCCTGTTCGCCGTGATTTTGGAGCTCGTCCCAGCAACTGTCCAGGCGGCAGCCATAGCTGTGTTCCTCTTCGTCATGAATAACATTGGGGGGAATCTCCCTGTGCTTGTGGATCCTATAACACGCGCCCTCGACTACCGCAGTGCCCTGCTTATCATGTACCCTGGAGGCTATCTACTTA GTTCCATCATCTTTTTCATAGCGAGCTTCTTCGTATAA